A stretch of the Pseudosulfitobacter sp. DSM 107133 genome encodes the following:
- the repA gene encoding plasmid partitioning protein RepA: MNGIRASQRFEVMSKRLGSRLREHAQETFPPDAQKGLRRFAMREAAELLRINQNTFRHHVSNLEGFPEGVLEGGNRRSFSAEEMVEAQRVLLETGRIKPEEHPHRRPGEACQVLTIFNLKGGSAKTSSVAHVGQLLGLRGYRVLLIDLDSQASLTNLFGVTPELDPDMPTSYDLIRSDDPLPAADIIRKTNFPTVDLIPASMDIMEYEFEVALSFRHGATTFHSRIREALEPVLNRYDVVIFDTPPQLNFSVISALFASTGVLIPLNASMLDVMSLASFLGMASNLMGVVEAHAPEHGLNFVRVLITRYENTDGPQVQISSLLRTVLGDAVLSAEFLKSTAVGDAANTQQSIFEVEPRDVNRRTYERAIESVSRVTDEVEREILKAWGRSHGA; encoded by the coding sequence ATGAACGGGATACGGGCCTCCCAGAGATTTGAAGTCATGTCCAAGCGGCTTGGTAGTCGGTTGCGTGAACATGCGCAGGAAACCTTCCCACCGGACGCTCAGAAGGGCCTCCGACGCTTCGCCATGCGGGAAGCGGCTGAACTGCTTCGCATTAATCAGAATACCTTTCGCCATCATGTGTCAAACCTCGAAGGCTTTCCCGAAGGTGTCCTGGAGGGCGGCAACCGCCGTAGCTTCTCTGCAGAGGAGATGGTCGAGGCACAACGCGTACTTCTCGAGACTGGAAGGATCAAGCCAGAAGAACACCCGCACAGAAGACCGGGAGAGGCTTGTCAGGTCTTGACGATCTTCAACCTGAAGGGTGGTTCGGCAAAGACGTCATCTGTTGCCCATGTAGGACAACTACTGGGTCTGCGCGGCTACCGGGTCTTGCTGATCGACCTAGACAGCCAGGCAAGTCTGACAAACCTGTTCGGGGTTACTCCCGAGCTCGATCCGGATATGCCGACTTCATACGATCTTATCCGATCCGACGATCCATTGCCCGCAGCAGATATCATTCGCAAAACGAACTTCCCGACTGTGGATCTGATTCCAGCATCCATGGACATCATGGAGTACGAGTTCGAGGTCGCCTTGAGCTTCAGGCACGGCGCCACCACGTTCCATAGCCGCATCCGGGAAGCGCTTGAGCCCGTCCTCAACCGATATGATGTGGTGATATTTGACACCCCACCGCAGCTGAACTTCTCTGTGATCTCTGCACTCTTTGCATCAACTGGGGTCCTGATCCCGCTCAACGCGTCGATGCTCGATGTCATGTCGCTGGCGAGCTTTCTGGGCATGGCGAGCAACCTGATGGGCGTCGTCGAGGCACACGCCCCGGAACATGGACTGAACTTCGTGCGCGTTCTGATCACCCGCTACGAAAATACGGATGGTCCGCAAGTGCAGATCTCGTCTCTGCTTCGGACAGTCCTCGGGGATGCCGTGCTGTCTGCCGAGTTCCTGAAATCAACAGCCGTGGGTGATGCTGCGAACACCCAGCAGAGCATCTTCGAGGTCGAACCTCGCGACGTGAATCGCAGAACTTACGAGCGCGCGATCGAGTCCGTCTCGCGCGTGACCGACGAAGTCGAACGCGAAATCCTGAAAGCATGGGGGCGTAGCCATGGCGCGTAA
- a CDS encoding ParB/RepB/Spo0J family partition protein, which translates to MARKVFGDSLKNAMGKTPPSDEDLDVKRTSPTVARAQASVLEEDKHATRLIDPTAIRMSAVMDRIDPSDGLDELVSSIREHGQKVPVLVRRTQDGALEIVYGRRRLLACSQLGQKVRATVMEMTDEEALIAQGVENNARQDPSFIERALFVAGIIRELGKTDETRKNAQTIAYRALQIDESLVSRMNRIATGIPMELIQAIGPAHGVGRRVWEKLFRLCEKDVARAREVAGKIPRNVPGPDRLEAAVTLLTATKPSTQKTHPSERVKIGRKGNRITIDVDADLVPRVEEAVRKLVMELLDRGQDGPK; encoded by the coding sequence ATGGCGCGTAAGGTCTTCGGGGACTCACTCAAGAACGCGATGGGCAAAACGCCGCCTTCGGACGAGGATCTGGATGTGAAGCGAACGAGCCCAACTGTAGCTCGCGCACAAGCATCCGTGCTCGAAGAAGATAAACACGCCACGCGGCTGATCGACCCGACCGCCATACGGATGTCCGCGGTCATGGACCGCATCGATCCAAGCGATGGTCTGGATGAGCTTGTCTCGTCGATCCGCGAGCACGGTCAAAAGGTTCCAGTGCTGGTTCGCCGAACCCAGGACGGTGCGCTTGAGATCGTCTATGGACGCCGTCGGCTTCTCGCTTGTAGCCAACTTGGTCAGAAAGTGCGCGCCACGGTCATGGAGATGACCGACGAGGAAGCTCTCATTGCCCAAGGCGTGGAGAATAATGCGCGTCAAGACCCATCGTTCATCGAAAGGGCTCTGTTTGTCGCCGGGATCATTCGAGAACTTGGGAAAACCGACGAAACGCGCAAGAACGCTCAAACGATCGCGTATCGGGCACTTCAGATCGATGAATCGCTCGTCTCGCGGATGAACCGTATCGCTACGGGCATCCCGATGGAACTGATCCAGGCTATCGGACCTGCACACGGCGTTGGTCGACGGGTTTGGGAAAAGCTTTTCAGGCTGTGCGAGAAAGACGTCGCGAGAGCCCGAGAAGTTGCCGGCAAAATCCCTCGCAACGTACCGGGCCCCGACCGTCTCGAAGCGGCGGTTACCTTGCTGACAGCCACCAAACCGTCGACGCAGAAGACACATCCCAGTGAGCGCGTGAAGATCGGCCGAAAGGGCAACCGCATCACCATCGATGTGGACGCTGATCTTGTCCCTCGTGTTGAGGAGGCAGTCCGGAAACTGGTCATGGAGCTTCTTGACCGCGGTCAAGACGGGCCAAAGTGA
- a CDS encoding helix-turn-helix domain-containing protein: protein MRHATETTTALAERISLPCPNPYELLGPVRVLRKELGLTANDLAVLTALISFLPRKEREIQDSQRLTLTVVFPSNASLSERANGLDERTLRRSLGRLSAAELIERKNSANGKRFPLRYGGVIRDAFGIDLMPLIQRYGSLSTQALQLTEERERLRSLKAEALALRASLLQQTRFDDAKLSTLNMIRNVLRRATLTVDAVLSVISELRALGADTDASYGEHHAAEKAGSEDNLQAIEHRPYAPESNDLPATNGQNVRHIESIKKDIKKIAPSTVNRSEQTAKTKPTMNRDPARMAWEDFTHVAGFFPEPPRTGEALTRILYELGRLLRISQDELRYGIQKAGAGKLLLVFDYLIARADTIKHPDAYFERILRTQLAPT from the coding sequence ATGAGACATGCAACTGAAACAACAACCGCCCTGGCGGAACGGATATCTCTGCCCTGCCCTAACCCCTATGAGCTTCTGGGCCCAGTTCGCGTACTGAGGAAGGAGCTCGGTCTCACAGCCAATGACCTCGCCGTTCTGACCGCGCTCATTAGCTTCCTACCCCGCAAAGAACGTGAGATTCAGGACAGCCAGCGACTTACGCTCACTGTCGTGTTCCCATCGAACGCTTCTCTGTCAGAGCGCGCCAATGGACTCGATGAGAGAACACTTCGACGCAGCCTGGGACGCCTCTCAGCTGCTGAACTGATCGAACGCAAGAACTCAGCAAATGGCAAACGCTTTCCGCTGCGGTATGGAGGCGTTATCAGAGATGCCTTCGGCATCGACCTGATGCCCTTGATCCAGAGGTACGGATCGCTCTCGACGCAAGCCTTGCAACTCACCGAAGAACGCGAGCGCTTGCGCTCACTGAAGGCTGAGGCGTTGGCCCTACGAGCTTCGCTACTCCAACAGACACGCTTCGATGACGCAAAGCTCTCTACCCTCAACATGATCAGAAATGTCCTGCGTCGAGCAACATTAACCGTTGATGCAGTCCTGAGCGTTATCTCGGAACTTAGAGCCCTCGGAGCCGATACCGACGCAAGCTACGGTGAACACCATGCCGCAGAAAAAGCTGGTTCCGAAGATAATTTACAAGCTATCGAACACCGACCTTATGCACCAGAATCCAACGATCTGCCCGCCACAAACGGACAAAATGTCCGGCACATAGAGTCTATAAAAAAAGATATTAAAAAGATTGCTCCCTCTACGGTCAATCGCAGTGAACAAACCGCAAAAACCAAACCGACGATGAACCGAGACCCAGCACGCATGGCATGGGAGGATTTCACCCATGTTGCAGGATTTTTCCCAGAACCGCCGCGGACAGGAGAAGCCCTTACCCGCATTCTATACGAGCTCGGTCGATTGCTTAGAATAAGCCAAGACGAACTTCGGTATGGCATCCAGAAAGCTGGCGCGGGAAAACTGCTTCTCGTCTTCGACTACCTGATAGCAAGAGCAGACACGATCAAACACCCTGACGCCTATTTCGAAAGGATCCTACGCACACAACTTGCTCCCACGTGA
- a CDS encoding ParB/RepB/Spo0J family partition protein: MTKAVQKITMSPSRDIPFDKLVLSQSNVRRIKAGVSVEELAEDIGRRGLLQSLSVRPVLANDGTETGKFEIPAGGRRFQALSLLVKQKRLAKTTPIPCIVRDAASDILAEDDSLAENMQRVALHPLDQFRAFVSLRDKGQSDAEIAAAFFVTPQVVKQRLKLASVAPALLEVYAEDGMTLEQLMAFTVNPDHARQVQVWDVIHSSWNKEPFQIRRMLTETSVRASDRRAVFVGVEAYEAAGGTMLHDLFQGDDGGWLEDPALLDRLVTEKLQAEAETIAVEGWKWIEVALDLPYGYSHGLRSLSGDPAPMTDDEGAAHARLLTEYRALEEEYAGQDEIPDEIDTRLGVLETEMEKLETRPLIFDPLEIGRAGAFVTLDRYGALAVYRGYVRPADEPVEETAVQDGTDPAVAGQGDDRDLTDGYDSAAHGGTVIMSGGQPIGGDLPEDEDDGALKPLPERLVMELTAHRTLALREAIGRSPDVALTLLLLKLVTDTFRTSSASGSCLEASVRHVYMSAQAPDLKDSVVAKLVDERHAEWEADLPLGDDAALWDYLTVLDQGSRLALLAHCLSFGVNALHEKVNPYGAGISAGGLTRRMAHADLLARATDLDMIEAGWEPTVDTYLNRVPKARILEAVLEAKGEGTAQLLDHLKKGEMASEAARLLKGSGWLPEVLRRNDLVALDGEDHAEGQGPDVDAEVADSVSEADLPAFLTDDLPAEGASMLAAE; encoded by the coding sequence ATGACCAAAGCTGTCCAGAAAATCACGATGTCCCCTTCACGGGATATCCCTTTCGACAAGCTGGTGCTGAGCCAGTCCAATGTGCGGCGCATCAAGGCTGGCGTGTCCGTCGAGGAACTGGCCGAAGACATCGGCCGCCGCGGCCTCTTGCAGAGCCTGAGCGTTCGGCCCGTCTTGGCTAACGATGGTACCGAGACCGGCAAGTTCGAGATACCGGCCGGGGGCCGCCGGTTCCAGGCATTGTCCTTGCTGGTGAAGCAAAAGCGGTTGGCGAAGACGACGCCCATTCCTTGCATCGTGCGCGATGCTGCGTCCGACATCCTGGCCGAGGACGATTCCTTGGCCGAGAACATGCAGCGCGTCGCCTTGCACCCGCTCGATCAGTTCCGCGCGTTTGTGTCCCTGCGGGATAAGGGTCAGAGCGATGCAGAGATTGCTGCGGCCTTCTTCGTGACGCCGCAGGTCGTGAAGCAGCGCCTGAAACTCGCTTCCGTCGCCCCTGCCCTGCTTGAAGTCTACGCCGAGGATGGCATGACGCTGGAGCAGCTCATGGCCTTCACGGTGAACCCCGATCACGCGCGTCAGGTTCAGGTCTGGGATGTGATCCATTCATCCTGGAACAAGGAGCCATTCCAAATCCGGCGCATGCTGACCGAGACTTCGGTCCGGGCGTCCGACCGGCGCGCGGTCTTTGTGGGTGTTGAGGCCTATGAAGCGGCGGGTGGCACGATGCTGCATGACCTGTTCCAAGGCGATGACGGTGGCTGGCTCGAAGACCCTGCCCTGCTTGATCGGCTGGTGACAGAAAAACTCCAGGCCGAGGCTGAGACGATTGCCGTTGAGGGCTGGAAGTGGATCGAGGTCGCACTCGACCTGCCCTACGGCTACAGCCACGGCCTGCGGTCCCTGTCCGGTGATCCGGCACCGATGACGGATGACGAAGGCGCGGCCCATGCCAGGCTGCTGACCGAGTATCGGGCGCTGGAAGAGGAATACGCGGGTCAGGATGAAATCCCCGACGAGATCGACACGCGGCTTGGCGTGTTGGAAACGGAGATGGAAAAGCTCGAGACCCGGCCATTGATCTTCGATCCCTTGGAAATCGGACGGGCAGGGGCGTTCGTCACGCTCGACCGCTACGGCGCGCTGGCAGTCTATCGCGGCTATGTGCGTCCAGCGGATGAGCCCGTTGAGGAGACCGCGGTCCAGGATGGTACTGATCCTGCGGTGGCGGGGCAGGGGGATGATCGTGATCTCACCGATGGCTATGACAGTGCCGCTCATGGCGGAACCGTAATCATGTCGGGAGGCCAGCCGATTGGCGGCGATCTGCCCGAGGATGAGGATGACGGAGCGCTGAAGCCGCTGCCCGAGCGGTTGGTCATGGAGTTGACGGCCCACCGGACGCTGGCGCTGCGTGAAGCGATCGGGCGCTCGCCCGACGTAGCGTTGACGTTGCTGCTGCTGAAGCTTGTGACGGACACCTTCCGCACCTCCTCTGCTTCGGGCAGCTGTCTCGAAGCCTCGGTGCGTCACGTCTACATGTCGGCGCAGGCGCCCGATCTGAAGGACAGCGTGGTGGCAAAGCTGGTCGACGAGCGTCACGCGGAATGGGAAGCCGATCTGCCGCTTGGCGACGATGCGGCACTCTGGGACTATCTGACGGTCCTCGACCAGGGCAGTCGGTTGGCCTTGCTGGCGCATTGCCTCAGCTTCGGCGTCAACGCGCTGCATGAGAAGGTGAACCCTTACGGGGCAGGCATCTCCGCTGGCGGTCTGACCCGGCGGATGGCGCATGCCGATCTCTTGGCGCGCGCGACAGATCTCGACATGATCGAGGCGGGCTGGGAGCCGACGGTCGACACCTATCTCAACCGCGTGCCCAAGGCCCGCATCCTTGAGGCCGTGCTCGAGGCGAAAGGGGAGGGGACTGCGCAGCTCCTCGATCACCTGAAGAAGGGAGAGATGGCCAGTGAGGCCGCGCGCTTGCTGAAGGGCAGCGGCTGGTTGCCCGAGGTCCTGCGCCGGAACGATCTCGTGGCGCTGGACGGTGAGGACCATGCCGAAGGGCAGGGGCCGGATGTCGATGCCGAAGTCGCCGACAGCGTCAGTGAAGCTGACCTTCCTGCATTCCTGACGGATGACCTGCCTGCTGAAGGCGCGTCGATGCTGGCCGCGGAATAA
- a CDS encoding ImmA/IrrE family metallo-endopeptidase encodes MFNADRLKTARERRMLTAKGLAERVGVSAVTLSKYENGHPPDEATAKRLAFALSYPIDFFYREAPERIDTDAVSFRSLSRMKAKERRAAEAAGSLGIELYEWIDSRFNLPAADLIDLSKERSRPHVAARLLRQHWGIGDRPIGNVLKLIESKGIRVLSLSEATKHVDAFSFWRGEHPYVFLNQEKTAERSIFDTAHELGHLVLHHHAGSKADKEAETQADRFASAFLMPENDMMDYAHLFTVGQIISAKKRWKVSAMALAYRLNSLGYISEWNYRSLLIELGKRGYRSGEPDGIEREVSTVLAKVLAALWSKGMTKDDIAKDLGIPLGEIEALIFRLSPDQRAVNEPHKPALRVVK; translated from the coding sequence ATGTTCAACGCAGATCGTCTCAAAACAGCCCGCGAACGGCGGATGCTGACAGCGAAGGGACTCGCAGAGCGCGTAGGCGTGTCTGCGGTCACTCTATCAAAGTATGAAAACGGGCATCCGCCCGATGAAGCGACAGCGAAGCGCCTGGCGTTCGCGCTTTCCTATCCAATTGATTTCTTTTACCGGGAAGCGCCAGAGCGTATTGATACCGACGCCGTTAGCTTCCGCAGTCTGTCGCGTATGAAGGCCAAAGAGCGCCGAGCTGCAGAAGCAGCGGGATCGTTGGGAATCGAGCTTTACGAGTGGATCGACTCCCGCTTCAACCTGCCCGCCGCCGACCTTATCGACCTGAGCAAAGAGCGCAGCCGCCCGCATGTCGCCGCCCGCCTTCTGCGCCAGCATTGGGGCATAGGCGACAGGCCTATAGGAAACGTTCTCAAGCTGATCGAGTCAAAGGGTATTCGCGTCCTTTCCCTGTCGGAAGCGACCAAGCATGTTGACGCTTTCTCGTTTTGGCGCGGGGAACATCCCTATGTTTTCTTGAACCAAGAGAAGACGGCGGAACGGTCCATCTTTGATACGGCACATGAGCTTGGACACCTTGTCTTGCATCACCACGCAGGGTCGAAAGCCGACAAAGAGGCAGAGACGCAGGCCGACAGATTTGCATCGGCATTCCTCATGCCCGAAAACGACATGATGGACTATGCGCACCTTTTCACAGTTGGGCAGATCATTTCGGCCAAGAAGCGTTGGAAGGTATCGGCCATGGCCTTGGCATACCGCCTCAATTCTCTGGGCTATATCAGCGAATGGAACTACCGTTCTTTGCTGATCGAGCTTGGGAAGCGAGGCTATCGAAGCGGCGAGCCAGACGGAATCGAGCGTGAGGTTTCGACCGTGCTCGCAAAGGTCTTGGCCGCTCTTTGGTCAAAGGGCATGACTAAGGACGACATCGCCAAAGACCTTGGGATTCCTTTGGGGGAAATCGAGGCCCTTATTTTCCGACTGTCGCCAGATCAACGGGCCGTTAATGAGCCGCACAAACCGGCGCTGCGAGTGGTGAAGTAG
- a CDS encoding H-NS histone family protein, with product MADYDLEALSLPELKKMQKDIAKAISTFEARQKAEARTKVEAVAREMGYSLAELVGTEMKTTRVPGAAKYRHLENPALTWSGRGRKPQWFVEALDAGNTASDLAIS from the coding sequence ATGGCTGATTACGATCTCGAGGCGTTGTCGCTTCCAGAGCTGAAGAAAATGCAGAAGGACATCGCCAAGGCGATCTCCACCTTTGAGGCTCGACAGAAGGCGGAAGCCCGCACCAAGGTCGAAGCTGTGGCCAGAGAAATGGGCTACTCTCTGGCCGAACTTGTCGGCACTGAGATGAAAACCACGCGGGTGCCTGGAGCGGCGAAGTACCGGCACCTTGAGAACCCGGCGCTCACTTGGTCCGGTCGAGGGCGCAAACCGCAGTGGTTCGTGGAGGCGTTAGACGCGGGCAACACAGCGAGCGACCTAGCCATAAGTTGA
- a CDS encoding single-stranded DNA-binding protein: MQNIVILAGNIGQKPETRTTQSGTNITNFSLATSRPRLSEGRVLRDENGYRVMDTEWHRITCFNGLGKTVAEHCEKGMKVLVHGRIHYTKWIDSMGNDRYGCEIIAEKVDFLSRPKSAENENPELVDRDDEIPF; the protein is encoded by the coding sequence ATGCAGAACATCGTCATCCTCGCCGGCAACATCGGTCAGAAACCCGAAACCCGCACCACCCAGAGCGGCACCAACATCACCAACTTCAGCCTCGCCACCTCACGCCCCCGCCTCTCGGAAGGTCGCGTGTTGCGCGACGAGAACGGCTACCGGGTTATGGACACCGAATGGCACCGCATCACCTGCTTCAACGGTCTCGGCAAGACGGTCGCGGAGCATTGCGAAAAGGGCATGAAGGTCCTCGTCCACGGCCGCATCCACTACACCAAGTGGATCGACAGCATGGGGAACGACCGCTACGGCTGCGAGATCATCGCCGAGAAGGTCGACTTCCTGAGCCGCCCGAAGTCGGCCGAGAACGAAAACCCCGAGCTGGTCGACCGCGACGACGAGATCCCGTTCTGA
- a CDS encoding DMT family transporter: MDKPNSVKGTATPYALAAAGVLFASICFGFVPYFSRGLTDQGLAPYAVAFYRYILAAVVLLPALLKYRSNWREIVWGMVAGGVMGLGWVGYVTALETVPASTVGVLYMTYPVFTIVISWTLFGDRPTRRSIVAAGLIVTAAIIAGSPASAPADQILTLLVSLAAPFGFGFGICVLVHRLSRIAPLARIASVSLGSVIGLAPLILASEINEIQPKGGSDWFLIVGIGLITALIPQLIYTVCSPIIGATRTAVIGSIELPTMFAVGVLAFGEVITAAQAIACALILGAIAMTQSRSTRTVTTVISKEPER; encoded by the coding sequence ATGGACAAACCAAACTCAGTTAAAGGCACAGCTACCCCTTATGCCCTTGCGGCAGCTGGTGTTCTTTTTGCATCCATCTGCTTTGGCTTTGTCCCGTATTTTAGCCGCGGGTTGACCGATCAGGGCCTCGCTCCCTACGCGGTCGCATTTTATCGATATATATTGGCAGCGGTTGTCCTGCTACCGGCACTCCTGAAGTATCGCTCAAATTGGCGGGAAATCGTCTGGGGAATGGTGGCAGGAGGCGTAATGGGGCTTGGCTGGGTCGGTTATGTCACGGCTCTTGAGACAGTTCCGGCATCGACCGTTGGTGTATTATATATGACGTATCCGGTGTTCACGATTGTGATCTCATGGACGCTTTTTGGCGACCGACCGACACGGCGCAGCATCGTTGCAGCTGGGTTGATTGTTACTGCGGCGATCATTGCAGGATCTCCAGCATCTGCGCCTGCAGACCAGATTCTAACGCTGCTCGTGTCATTGGCGGCACCTTTCGGTTTTGGTTTTGGGATATGCGTTCTCGTTCATCGCCTGTCTCGCATTGCCCCTTTGGCCAGAATAGCGTCGGTCTCACTTGGGTCAGTCATTGGCCTTGCGCCTCTCATTCTCGCGTCTGAGATCAATGAAATCCAGCCAAAGGGCGGGAGTGACTGGTTTCTGATTGTTGGTATCGGCCTGATCACCGCGCTTATTCCGCAACTGATTTACACTGTTTGTTCACCTATTATCGGTGCCACGCGCACGGCTGTTATCGGAAGCATTGAACTGCCGACGATGTTTGCCGTTGGCGTGCTTGCGTTTGGTGAAGTGATCACAGCTGCACAGGCAATTGCCTGCGCTTTGATATTGGGGGCGATAGCCATGACGCAAAGCCGTTCGACGCGTACTGTCACGACTGTAATCAGTAAGGAGCCAGAAAGGTAA
- a CDS encoding DUF932 domain-containing protein, giving the protein MGVVEVLDPVAPARAGGWKVDVSRGERNGRVSSEWFNRPDDERYLSLDDLWASVKGRSERSRSRVVQTADIRVEAARDNPERLHLVLPKAQEPVAPTHWAFGQLASIVGAPASYLRQLPAPLAGINLQYGLTNHRAEQVKTFETEDGRTELRAVTGPDYGRIHDYELVEAVQRIAGNGTGDTRWKVPGVLDWSTGVYNPDVEISRDTTTLYASDRDVFLFLVDDRNPIEAGKLPDGSPDLYFRGFYCWNSEVGAKTLGMASFYLRAVCQNRNLWGVEDFQEIRIRHSKYAASRFAHEAAPALTRFANSSPQGFVNGIKAARRQIVARSDEDRADFLRKRGFSKAESGKIIEKVLMEEGRPPESIFDFVQGITRLARDKTQQDARLDMEGRAKKLLDRVG; this is encoded by the coding sequence ATGGGCGTTGTAGAAGTTCTGGATCCAGTCGCACCGGCGCGGGCTGGTGGCTGGAAGGTGGATGTGAGTCGGGGTGAGCGGAACGGGCGGGTGTCGTCCGAATGGTTCAACCGGCCCGATGACGAGCGGTATCTGTCGCTCGACGATCTCTGGGCATCGGTGAAGGGTCGGTCGGAACGCAGCCGCAGCCGTGTGGTGCAGACTGCCGACATCCGTGTCGAGGCCGCGCGCGACAACCCCGAGCGGTTGCACTTGGTACTGCCAAAGGCACAAGAACCGGTCGCGCCCACGCATTGGGCGTTCGGCCAGCTTGCCAGCATCGTTGGCGCGCCGGCGTCCTACCTGCGGCAGTTGCCCGCGCCGTTGGCGGGCATCAACCTGCAATACGGTCTGACCAACCACCGCGCCGAGCAGGTGAAGACCTTCGAGACCGAGGATGGCCGCACCGAACTGCGCGCGGTGACCGGCCCCGACTACGGCCGCATCCACGACTATGAGCTGGTCGAGGCGGTGCAGCGGATTGCGGGCAATGGCACCGGCGACACGCGCTGGAAGGTGCCGGGCGTGCTCGATTGGTCGACCGGGGTCTACAACCCCGATGTCGAGATCAGCCGCGACACGACCACGCTATATGCCTCGGACCGCGACGTCTTCCTGTTCCTGGTCGACGATCGCAACCCGATCGAAGCGGGCAAGCTGCCGGACGGCTCCCCCGATCTTTACTTCCGGGGCTTCTACTGCTGGAACTCCGAAGTTGGTGCCAAGACCCTCGGCATGGCGAGCTTCTACCTGCGGGCGGTGTGTCAAAACAGGAATCTGTGGGGCGTCGAGGATTTCCAGGAGATCCGCATCCGGCATTCGAAATACGCCGCCTCGCGCTTTGCCCATGAGGCGGCCCCGGCGCTGACGCGCTTCGCCAATTCCTCGCCGCAGGGGTTCGTGAATGGCATCAAGGCCGCGCGGCGACAGATCGTGGCGCGCAGCGATGAGGATCGCGCGGATTTCCTGCGCAAGCGGGGCTTCTCGAAGGCGGAGTCCGGCAAGATCATCGAGAAGGTGCTGATGGAAGAGGGCCGCCCGCCGGAAAGCATCTTCGACTTCGTGCAGGGTATCACGCGGCTTGCGCGCGACAAGACCCAGCAGGATGCCCGCCTCGACATGGAAGGGCGCGCCAAGAAGCTCCTCGACCGGGTCGGCTGA
- a CDS encoding DNA repair protein RadC: MFDLPLPIQPSPRLMGPVPNGPTVASDPSLPFALTRMHRTPAALMSGAAAPVVVERFATLADAMQGAFELAEDNGSDAAPQLLAILDCDQRLVLAGAASHGAVAWCHPVANALEARAVVTEAVQFRAEAGRATDWHEPELAQRLRHRADLLDARLVDPLWRAFAARALQIAA; this comes from the coding sequence ATGTTTGACCTTCCCCTGCCGATCCAACCGAGCCCGCGCCTGATGGGTCCTGTCCCAAATGGCCCGACTGTCGCTTCTGATCCCAGCCTGCCTTTCGCGCTGACGCGGATGCACCGGACGCCTGCAGCCCTGATGTCGGGCGCCGCTGCCCCTGTGGTCGTTGAGCGTTTTGCGACGCTGGCCGATGCCATGCAGGGGGCGTTTGAGCTTGCCGAGGACAACGGCTCCGATGCAGCGCCGCAGCTTCTAGCCATCCTTGATTGCGACCAGCGCCTGGTTCTTGCCGGGGCCGCCAGTCATGGCGCTGTGGCTTGGTGCCACCCTGTCGCCAATGCTCTTGAGGCGCGGGCCGTTGTGACCGAGGCGGTTCAATTTCGCGCCGAAGCTGGCCGCGCCACTGACTGGCACGAGCCTGAACTGGCACAGCGGCTGCGTCACCGTGCCGATCTGTTGGATGCCCGTCTTGTTGATCCGCTCTGGCGCGCTTTTGCCGCCCGGGCGCTGCAGATCGCGGCGTGA
- a CDS encoding DUF6878 family protein yields the protein MTQTEPTLAAPLRPSAVDFGAILAAHAERTARTLALRPGNKDRLFHGLMAAGITHVTVTFDGAGDSGQIESIGAWAGETAVDFPATEIPYAALTWDDPEVEMRQLSLEDVVEQLTYDFLSDTHGGWENNDGAWGEFCFDASARCIHLEFNERFTSSELYTHDF from the coding sequence ATGACCCAGACTGAACCCACTCTGGCCGCCCCGCTGCGGCCTTCCGCTGTCGATTTCGGGGCGATCCTTGCCGCGCATGCCGAACGCACCGCCCGGACCCTCGCCCTGCGCCCCGGCAACAAGGACCGCCTGTTCCATGGCCTCATGGCCGCCGGCATCACTCATGTCACCGTGACCTTCGACGGTGCTGGCGACAGCGGCCAGATCGAAAGCATCGGCGCCTGGGCGGGTGAGACGGCTGTCGACTTCCCCGCAACCGAAATCCCCTATGCCGCGCTGACGTGGGATGATCCCGAGGTCGAGATGCGGCAGCTCTCGCTGGAGGATGTCGTCGAGCAACTCACCTACGACTTCCTCTCCGATACCCATGGCGGTTGGGAAAACAATGACGGCGCGTGGGGCGAGTTCTGCTTCGATGCGTCCGCACGCTGCATCCATCTCGAGTTCAACGAGCGCTTCACCTCGTCCGAACTTTACACGCACGATTTCTGA